In Xiphophorus maculatus strain JP 163 A chromosome 2, X_maculatus-5.0-male, whole genome shotgun sequence, one genomic interval encodes:
- the LOC111606297 gene encoding uncharacterized protein LOC111606297, with protein MSDFTGRSAAISSQVLSTLFDRAVSEDPNIVLESEFISDLANTQETYQNHTGLNNTIDNRENPRKNRLSLNKKRTDSEAIRSSQLVNTALTPSGSVQIGVHSITRDEDVILISSESEDEPVADLPSGQRFDFISVTPPPTPRQAARARPDIEQRAEPEPEPEPEADPELEPEAEPEPDPEAEPEALPERPTNSLQPSSGLRGWERKRRAHNLQFRTVLLDGMITESFMLLDRPPTDRGRRRRQALARNREQVKILLQASRTVLHNLSSDAKVIVK; from the exons ATGTCTGACTTTACAGGAAGATCTGCAGCTATAAGTTCTCAGGTTCTATCCACGTTGTTCGATC ggGCAGTCTCAGAAGATCCAAACATTGTCTTAGAGTCGGAATTTATAAGCG ATCTTGCCAATACTCAGGAGACATACCAGAACCACACAGGATTAAACAATACAATTG ATAACCGGGAGAATCCTAGGAAGAACCGCTTgtcattgaataaaaaaagaactgactCTGAAGCTATCAGATCATCACAGCTGGTGAATACGGCTCTGACACCATCCGGTTCTGTTCAGATAGGAGTACaca GCATAACCCGTGATGAAGACGTAATTCTCATCTCGTCTGAATCGGAAGACGAACCTGTGGCAGACCTGCCTTCAGGGCAGAGATTTGATTTCATCTCCGTCACGCCTCCTCCCACACCACGGCAGGCTGCCAGGGCAAGGCCAGACATCGAACAGAGAGcagaacctgaacctgaaccagaacctgaagcGGATCCGGAGCTAGAACCTGAAGCGGAACCGGAACCAGATCCTGAAGCGGAACCAGAAGCGCTACCTGAGAGGCCTACTAATTCTCTCCAGCCAT CTTCCGGACTCAGGGGctgggagaggaagaggagagcacATAATCTCCAATTCAGAACCGTTTTATTAGATGGAATGATTACag AATCTTTCATGCTGCTGGACAGACCTCCTACGGACAGAGGACGACGACGACGACAAGCTCTGGCTCGCAACCGAGAACAAGTTAAAATCCTGCTACAAGCCAGCAGAACAGTGTTGCATAATCTTTCCTCCGATGCAAAGGTGATTGTGAAATGA